In Plasmodium brasilianum strain Bolivian I chromosome 12, whole genome shotgun sequence, the genomic window TAAgtaagataaatataaatggtCCAGAAGATAAATCAGATAAATTGGAAGATGGATTAGCACAAGTAGATAAAATGAAGGAAGTGGCATCCTACATTGCGGAAGGAGCAAAcgcttttttaaaaaaggagtaTCAGTATTTAATAGTTTTTATTGTAGTATTTTCTGGACTAATAGGATTTTTTGTTAGTTACTATACAGCaataagttttattttaggCTGTTTAACATCTATATTATGTGGTTATATAGGAATGAAAATTGCTGTTTATGCTAATGTAAGAACGACTAATGAAACGTGGAAAAGTTTAGATAAGGGTTTTAAGGTTACTCTGAATGCAGGAACAGTTATGGGATTTTCATTAGTATCCTTTAGTATAATAGCTCTAGGATTATTAATCGttgtatataaaacatttatttttgcaaatGCTTCTTCTGAATCTAGTTTATATAAGGTTATTGCTGGATTTGGACTTGGCGGTTCTTCTATTGCCTTATTTTCAAGAGTTGGTGGTGGAATATATACTAAGGCCGCTGATGTAGGTGCTGATTTGTCGGGTAAAAATGAATACGGAATTCCAGAAGATGATATAAGAAATCCAGCATGCATTGCAGATAATGTAGGTGATAATGTTGGTGATATGGCTGGAATGGGTGCAGATTTATTTGGATCTTTAGCAGAAAGTTTATGTGCGGCACTAGTTATAGGTTCTTCTGTATTAAGTATGAAAGAAGGGATCCAATTTAATATTAGTCATTGTATTTTGTTTCCTTTAACATTTTCAAGttttagtattattatttgtatgattacattttttataatatcccAGTCTGTTAAaattgtagaaaaaaaagacgtAGAAAGAAccttgaaatatttattatttttatctaccATATTACAGTCATTAGCTATAATTGTAATAggatatttttcttttcctagtgttttgaaatataatctattaaaagaaatacaaaGATGGAAAGTCATTGTTCCAGCATTAGTTGGTTTATGGTCAGGTTTAATTATTGGTTTTACAACCGAATTTTATACATCTTATTCTTTTAGTCCAGTACAAGAAATAGCAAATACACAAAAGGTATCAGCAGCAACAGGTATTATATATGGATTATCACTAGGGTATAAGAGTACATTTATTCCTATTATGTGTTTAAGTGCTACACTTGGTATTTCATACGGTTTATGTGATATATATGGAATCGCTTTAGCAGCAGTAGGAATGTTAAGtacattatgtatatgtttgaCAATTGATGCATATGGTCCTATATCCGATAATGCTGGTGGAATTGCAGAAATGGCTGGACTTCCATCAGAAGTCAGAACAAGAACAGATATTCTGGATGCAGCAGGAAACACAACAGCTGCAATTGGGAAAGGTTTTGCTATTGGTTCTGCTGCTCTAGTTGCTTTTGCATTATTTGGTGCATATGCAAATAGTGCTAATTTACGccatgttaatatattaaatccATGGGTTATTATTGGATTACTTATTGGAGCAATGTtaccatatttattttctgcCTTAACAATGAAATCAGTAGCAATAGCTGCTAATAGTGTTCTAAATGAATGTTTAGAACAATTTCCGTTAATATTATCCGATAAACAAAAACCAgattatgaaaaatgtattaaaatatcAACGGATGCTTCATTAAGACAAATGATTATCCCTGGGTTGATATCCGTATTTTCACCTTTAATAATTGGTGCATTGATGGGAAAATATGCTACTGCTGGATTGTTAGTaggaattattttatcaGGTATACAACTAGCTTTTTCTTCAACTAACTCTGGTGGTGCATGGgataatgcaaaaaaatatattgagtCAGGTGCTTTAGGAACAGAACATTGTAAAGGATCAAGTGCTCATAAAAATTCAGTTATTGGAGATACTGTTGGAGATCCATTAAAGGACACATCAGGACCTTccttaaacattttaattaaattgtcAGCTATCACTTCGCTTGTTTTCGCTGGTGTTATTGCTAATACTTTTACTTCAAGAAGGGGAGGCCCCAAATGGTTATAAGTTTGTCCATTTTACATAGTGTAATGTTCAAAcgaacaagaaaaaaaaaggaaaaaaatttttaaatattttaaaagaaattaaaaaaaaaaaaaaaaattaaaattaatctCCCTTTTCACTTGCGTGTTAtagatttatataattctccATAATTGaacatgtaaataaatatgaattgtTTGgtattaactttttatatttaattaggtgggaaaaaaaaaaaaaacatttcaaAAAACACATTACGTGAAAAGACTCTGGTGAGtgtgtttaaaaaattgatattaCTTAATGCAAATGTATGTACAATTCCGAATAATGTTGCTTACACATATGAATTAGCTATAACGTTTTGAAGTgcaatatgtatatatatgtatatatgtaacatcgacaaataatgatatatctTTTTGATATGAAGATACTTGTTTtctgtatttttaattttatgaagGAAGTAAAATACAGTTACCTTTTACGcatgaataattaaaataaagagaagaaaaaaataattgatttatgtacattttattgCTGTATTACAAATCAgttatatgcatgtattttattaatttatatacatactttattattgcttaatttttttctttttttttctctcgtatttaaatgtataatgattttttgaaatcgataagaattaaattttttaaaactttttaatacatgctgttaaattattaaaatttgttatataaaatgtattacattttcttatatgtattatttatttatattgtatgaaatatttttttttttttttttttgaacttgtaattttaatatatatgctgCGGTCTAAACATATAAACTTTGACATTTTATGTTAcattaacaaatatttttttaaaacagtGTATTATGTACTCCTATATATAGTACTACAGCccaaattataatatttgtataaacaACATGTATGCTGTCTTTGTGCATAAAAAGAGTAAATGTTGGAAAAGTGAATAAACGAGTTGAATACCATATGTAATTTAAATTGTTGGAAGCCAAATAAACGGaagaaaagatataaaatttttcttgtagaaaaaagtatttacttattttggTGAATTTGagtgtaatatatatgttttctaGTTTACTAGtatgcaaattttttttttttctttttttaatttttacgcattttatgaatatactttattgcaatatataaaaagataagttaatttttttcatgcCGTTTTTAATAAAGCTCAAATGACATAATTTGCATGTGtgtcatttttatttaatttggAATAATGTAGAAATAATGTGTTTTTTATGACACTataaaaatgaggaaaaaaacaattaaactTAGTAcgcttttttattatgcataAATGAAAAGTGCACCTTTCCGAATATAGTTAAATTTGCACTATATAAACACACAGGTGTGCCTGTGTATGCAAAATAAATGCTTGTTGAGAATGTTCACTATGTGTATGAtagtttattaaaaaaactgTGCATTTTGGAATTCAAAAAGATGTCTTTACTGTTTTACGTcatgaaaaatgaaacataAGATTAATAGCCATTActctttaaataaatatatatttataagttatgggattttttgtatataatgtGAAAAATTAGGTAATTTCTAAGtcaaatttaaataatagaaaCCAAACATAAGGATTTATATACGATTGTGCTATATTCACAGTAATTAAAAAGACACATGTTGCATACACGTACACAATATATACTCATTTTTGCTATAAACAAATTGAATAAATCATTAACCaccattttttacatttcccTAAAAGGcgagtaaattttttttttatcctgaAGAACGTAGTTACTGAAGAACATTCAACGTCTTATATTACACACGtgaaaaaaagtattcaCGTAATATTTgctatttataaaaaaaataaaataaaatgaaaaataaaatgttgaaaattattacaattatgaaacatattttttcttatcagAACTATTTCAACCTTAATACATTGTTTTCTTTgccttttctcttttttttttttttttgtttcttttctttctctttttcttggTATAATTcgtaaaaaagtatttatcagtgattcaaaaataaatgttttcaGATGTGAAATAATATGATATGTGCACTGAAGAATAAATACGGGATAtgtgtaaaattattttaatcatttacaataaatttatgtatgaaaagctttttctttatatctGTTTACATATTATGA contains:
- a CDS encoding V-type H-translocating pyrophosphatase — encoded protein: MYLCYILLFAPPIFGLIFSIIECIWVSKININGPEDKSDKLEDGLAQVDKMKEVASYIAEGANAFLKKEYQYLIVFIVVFSGLIGFFVSYYTAISFILGCLTSILCGYIGMKIAVYANVRTTNETWKSLDKGFKVTLNAGTVMGFSLVSFSIIALGLLIVVYKTFIFANASSESSLYKVIAGFGLGGSSIALFSRVGGGIYTKAADVGADLSGKNEYGIPEDDIRNPACIADNVGDNVGDMAGMGADLFGSLAESLCAALVIGSSVLSMKEGIQFNISHCILFPLTFSSFSIIICMITFFIISQSVKIVEKKDVERTLKYLLFLSTILQSLAIIVIGYFSFPSVLKYNLLKEIQRWKVIVPALVGLWSGLIIGFTTEFYTSYSFSPVQEIANTQKVSAATGIIYGLSLGYKSTFIPIMCLSATLGISYGLCDIYGIALAAVGMLSTLCICLTIDAYGPISDNAGGIAEMAGLPSEVRTRTDILDAAGNTTAAIGKGFAIGSAALVAFALFGAYANSANLRHVNILNPWVIIGLLIGAMLPYLFSALTMKSVAIAANSVLNECLEQFPLILSDKQKPDYEKCIKISTDASLRQMIIPGLISVFSPLIIGALMGKYATAGLLVGIILSGIQLAFSSTNSGGAWDNAKKYIESGALGTEHCKGSSAHKNSVIGDTVGDPLKDTSGPSLNILIKLSAITSLVFAGVIANTFTSRRGGPKWL